A section of the Bradyrhizobium oligotrophicum S58 genome encodes:
- the rnhA gene encoding ribonuclease HI — MSEHPVVSIYTDGACSGNPGPGGWGAILRFGDKEKELKGGEPHTTNNRMELMAAISALEALKKSCQVELYTDSQYVRQGITSWIHGWKRNGWKTADKKPVKNAELWQRLDAALKPHKVNWHWVKGHAGHAENERADQLARDGVAMARMQKNVRQ, encoded by the coding sequence GTGAGTGAGCATCCGGTCGTCAGCATCTACACCGACGGCGCCTGCTCGGGGAATCCCGGTCCGGGCGGCTGGGGCGCGATCCTCCGCTTCGGCGACAAGGAAAAAGAGCTCAAGGGCGGCGAGCCGCACACGACCAACAACCGCATGGAGTTGATGGCCGCGATCTCGGCGCTGGAAGCGCTGAAGAAGTCGTGCCAGGTCGAGCTCTACACCGACAGCCAGTATGTGCGGCAGGGCATCACCAGCTGGATCCACGGCTGGAAGCGCAATGGCTGGAAGACCGCGGACAAGAAGCCGGTCAAGAATGCCGAGCTGTGGCAGCGGCTCGACGCGGCGCTGAAGCCGCACAAGGTCAACTGGCACTGGGTCAAGGGCCATGCGGGGCACGCCGAGAACGAGCGTGCCGACCAGCTCGCGCGTGATGGCGTCGCCATGGCGCGGATGCAGAAGAACGTGCGGCAGTAG